CTCAAGCGTAGGCTCACTGGATTCTAAACGTGGTGTGATTAAGATAAGGGGTCGTTTCACTTAGTGTCCTCTAATCGAATCTAAGAACTCACGAGCACGCTCTGTTTTGGGGTGCTCAAAGAATTCTTCTGGGCTTGCCTCTTCTACAATAGCGCCATCAGCCATAAAGACCACGCGATCGGCAACGCGTCGCGCAAAATTCATCTCATGCGTAACAACAATCATGGTCATTCCGCCCTGCGCCAGATTAACCATAACGTCTAAAACCTCGTTAATCATCTCAGGGTCCAAAGCGCTCGTTGGTTCATCAAACAACATAGCCTTGGGATGCATGGCAAGTGAACGCGCAATTGCTACGCGCTGCTGCTGACCACCTGAGAGCTGCGAGGGAACCTTATGAGCTTGCGAGGCAACACCCACCCGCTCAAGTAGCTCCATTGCCTCACGCTCAGCGTCTTGCTTGCTCATGCCCAACACCTCAGTAGGACCGATGGTCACATTTTTGAGAATATCCATATGCGCAAAGAGATTAAAGCTCTGAAATACCATGCCAAGCTCAGCGCGCACCGCAGCAAGTTCGGCACCCTCTTCAGGCAGGCGCTTGCCCTCAATAAAAATGTCGCCTGAGTCGATGCGCTCCAAGCGATTGATGGTGCGACACAGCGTTGACTTTCCCGAGCCCGAAGGTCCAATCACTACAACAACCTCTCCTGGCATAACCGAAAGGTTGATGTCCTTCAAAACATGCACATCACCGTAGTGCTTATTAACCTGGCAAAGCTCAATAACAGCTTTGCTCTGAGTAGAAGTAGCCATAGCCAAGCCCTTTCTTGATACACCTTATGCGGGGTTGGTATTCATGCGATCAACGCGCGTAGTGTTGGTGCGGCGAGAAACCGAAACAGCCAGCTGGTTGATGGCAAAATTCAATAGAATATAGATGACTGCAGCAACCAGATAGGTTGAAACAAGGGCATCATAGTTGGTGATAAGTACGCGCGCGTTTTGCAGCAAATCTGGATAGCTCACCACATAAGCAAGCGTTGTATCTTTTACCACAACCACCAGCTGTGAAATAAGCGATGGAATAACATAGCGAATTGCCTGCGGCACCACAATCAAAATTGTTGCGCGAAAAGGCTTCATGCCCAACGAGAGCGCTGCTTCTTTTTGCCCGCGCGGAACAGCATTAACGCCTGCGCGCAACACCTCAGCTAAAACGCCTGATGCGACAAGTGCCACCGGCATAGTTATCATCCAAAAGGAGGGAACCTTAATGCCGTATTGCGGAACTACCAAGAAAAAGAAATAAATAAAGAGCAAGCTTGGAATGGCACGCAAGAAGTCTGTAATAACGCGGCACACAAACGCGAGAGGCCGAATACCGCTTATACGACCCAACATGAGCAACAAGCTTACCATCAGCGCAATAACTGCAGCTGTGAGTGCAACAGTTAAGGTGCCTACAAAGCCACTTCCTAAATATATCCAAGTACTTGCCTCGGCAAAAAAAGACCAGTACTGCGGGTCAAGCTGACCAGTTATCCAAAACTGATGCACCACAAGTATGAGAAGCGCCGCTACTAGCACTGCCCCAATGCCCGTGGCAAGCCGAATCTTTTGCTGCGTGCGTGGACCCGGCTCTTCAAAGAGGGCATCACGCATGCTCAAGGGACGCGAGACCTGATTGCTCATTTGAGAACCCTCACCTTCTTATCAAGCTTGCTGCCCACTTGTGCCATAACAAGTGCGGTAAGGGCATAGCCTAAAGCAGAAATAGCAAAGGCAAGAATACCGCCTGTAGCGCGGGTGTTGATATAGGACACAACACCGGTAAGCTCAGGCGTGGCAAGAGGTACTTGCGAGCCCAAAGCCGTGGTTAACATGACGGCAATCAGCAGGTTAGTCATAGGGAGAATGGTTTGGCGAAGCGCCTGCGGGATAATAATTAAACGGAGCATTTTGCCGAAGGACATGCCCAGCGAACGTGCTGCTTCAACCTGACCTACACCAATAGTGTTAATGCCACTCATAAAATTTTCTGACCCAAAGGCGCCAGCAACCAAAATAACAGTCACAAGCACACAGGTCATATAGTCAAGCGTGATATTAAGATTAGGCAGGGCATAAACTACCAGAATCAGCAGAGACACACCAGGGATATTGCGGAAAATTTGCACGTACACATCACCCAGCCAGCGAAGAGGTCGAACGGGTGACACGCGCAGCACGGTCATAAAGATGGCAACCACCATAACGCCTATAAAACAGACGGCTGTCATACCCCATGTTGTGAGCAGGGCATCAAGATAGTTTTGGCCAAACTGCGCCCAGAGTTCGTTAAAGCTCATATCCCTCCCTCTCAAAGCACGAGGCCGTCGCAGGTGGACGGCCTCATTATCTTATCTTGAACGGATAAACCCATACAAGATATTCAGGTTTATCAAGCTAGAAACCTTTTAGCCGATTGCCGGTGGTGCTGGAACCTCAGATACACCAGCACGATCACCAATGCAAATCTTCCAGAGTTCTTCCCAGGTACCGTTCTTCTCAATCTCGCCCAAGAAGGTATTTACAAAAGCTACGCCATCAGAATCAAGCGGCAAACCAATGCCCAGCTTGTCGATAGGACCAAAAGGTGCGCCCGCAAGCTTGAACTTACCAGGCTGCTTAATCATGGCACCAATGAGCATGTTGTGGTCGATAACATAGGCATCAACGCGCTTTTGAGTAAGCGCTGCACGCGCCTCTTCATCGGTCTTAAACTCTTGTAGTGTAGCCTTGGGCGCAAGCTCTTCCATAATCTTTGGACCGGTAGAGCCAGACTGCACGGCAACAGTCTTGCCCTCAAGGTCTTCAACGCCTGAGATTCCTGTTGTGTCCTTAAGCACCAGAATAGACTGCTGGCTCTCGTAGTAAGGACCTGCAAAGGAGATGAGCTTCTTGCGGTCATCTGTGATGGAATAGGTTGCAAATACAGCATCTACTTGGTCGTTTTGAAGTACCGACTCACGAGTGTCAGAGGTAACCTGTGTAACCTCAAACTTGGATTCATCGCCTAAAATATAGCGCACCAAAAGCTGAGCCAAGCCTGCATCAAAGCCGCGCAGGCGATTATCTTTCTCGTTGAGCAAGCTAAAGAGTGCTGAGGTTTGCACCGCACCAAGGCGGAACTTGCCAGCATCTTTTATCTTTTTTGCCCATGCATTTCCCTCAACAACGCTTGCTTCAGCAACCATACCGGCGGCAACCAGCTTATCAAATGCCGCAGCATCAAGCTCAACTGGCTTGTCTTCAACAGCACTCTCATCTGAACCGGCCTTCTGCGCAGGTGCAGGCGCGTTGCCACAGGCAGCCAGTCCAAGGGTAGCGAGGCCTGCAACACCAAGACCCAGCACCTGACGACGATTGACAACAACGTGCGATACGGATTTCTTCATGTCAGTTCCTTTCCCCTCGCGCGGCCTTTTTGCCCGAGGAAATTTGATAAGCACGATAGTACTGCAAGTTTTTCCCAAGTTTATTCCGCTTTATGCAGATAACAAAAATTCATATTTATCCGTAGGGTTAATAGGAAATATACATACAAGGCTAAACGTAACTCAAATAGTGCACACCATTATAAAAAGACGAGGTAAACAGCCTATTTACTTTTTTGTATCTTTATCATCACCTGCCTGTACACAAGACAGCAGATGCACTCAATCGTATTTCAAAACCATAAACAGCTACATATATGCTGCATGGCTACCCGATATATAAAAGCTGCTGCTTCAAGCTAAAAGAGGCACCCTTACATTTGTCATGGCCTCTACTCACACATCTACTACTTCTGCTGTAGCGAAAAAAGCTTTGTACTGTAAGCATCATCTATTCACGCTGTCTAAAAGGAGAAGTCTATGACTGCCATAGCTCCTATCCCAGCATTGCGCGCCGAGCACCTTACCAAACATTTTGGCGATAAAGTTGCTGTTGATAAGATTTCTATCACGGTTGGGGTTGGCGAAATTGTTGCAATCCTTGGCAAAAACGGCGCAGGTAAAACAACGTTTATCGATTTAGCGCTCGGACTTTCTGAGGCAAATTCTGGCAAAGTTGAGCTCTTTGGCATGACCCCTCGTGCCGCTATAACGCGCTCCCTTGTTGGTACCGTGCAACAAAGTGGTGCCCTCATGAGAGACGAAACGGTTGAGAGCTTGCTCAAACTCATTGCTGCAACCTACAACAAACCTCTTCCGCTTGACGAGCTTATTTCACTTTGCAATCTTGCGCACTTACGACGCAAGCGTATTCACAAGCTATCGGGCGGCGAACAGCAGCGGGTTCGCCTTGCACTTGCGCTCCTCCCTGACCCGCAGCTTCTCTTTCTTGATGAGCCTACAGCAGGCATGGATGTCAATGCACGACGCAGCTTTTGGGAGCTCATGCATAGCCAAGCACGTCAAGGCAAGACCATTATTTTTGCCACGCACTACTTAGCCGAGGCGCATGAGTTTGCTCAAAAGATTGCCATCATCAATGAGGGAAAGCTTGTGAGCTTTGACACCACAGCGCATATCGAACAGCTCAGCCATCATATGCGGCTCAGTATTGACTACAGCAACAGCAGCCTAAGTGCGCACGAACTCACCGCACGCCTGCAAGAACTACCCAACAGCTCTGGATGGAGTGTGTCCGCCAAGGATGGCAAGCTTTTCATCAATGGTGAAAAGCTTGATGAGGCAGCGCGCTTCTTACTTGCGCAAGATGGACTTGGTCAGCTCACGCTACAGCCAGCTACCCTTGACGACATCTTTACCATGCTAACTGCCTAAAGACCCTGGTGCTTATACGGTTTTGCCCTTTTACTCTGTATGTTCAACCCTCCAGACACTTACTGAGGAGTCACCATGTCAACGTTCACAACACATATTCAGCCAGCATCGAGCACGCCTACACCCAGCTCCAAAAACTTCAGCGATTACGCTGTCACCAGTCCTTGGCACGGCATGAAGGCGCTAACGATTGCCACCTTTTTGCGCCACGTTCTCAACCCCTACAACATGGGCTTTGCCCTTTTGATGCCCATTGTTATGTATTCAATTTTTGGACTTGGAATGGACTATAGCGCTATCCCAGTTGGCAAGACCAATTATCAGGGTGAGACGATGCTTAACATGGCGCTCTACGGCGTTATTCTGGTCACTGCGTCGCTCGGAACAACCGTTGCACTTGAGCGAACCTCAGGTATCACGCGGCTTTTTGCCACCACTCCACTAGGAGCTGCAGCGCAAATAACTGCACGTATCATCAGCCTCATGATGCTTGCATCAGTAATTCTCATTGCAATCTATGGCTACGGCTTTGCAACCGGCGTAAGCCTCGATGTGCCCACCTGGATACAAGCCTTTTTGCTTACCCTTGGAACATCCATACTATCTTCTTCACTTGGCTTTGCAGCAGGTTTTGCTGTACGCAACGACGGTGCCTATTCGCTCTCATCGATGATTACTGTGTTAGGCAGTTTTGCTTCAGGGCTCTTTATACCGCTGAGCCAAATGTCAGATGTTATTGCCAACCTAGCTCCCTTTACCCCGCTTTACGGTGCAGCTCAGCTTATTAGTGGACTCATTCATAACTGGGAAGGTTTTGAAGTAAGCTCGCTTGCAAACTTTGGTATATGGACTGCAATCTTTATTGCCATAGCTATTTGGGGCATAAAACACGATACCTCCCGCTAACATAAACATGTGCTACACCGCAAAGATACGGGAGTTATACATGAGCATACCGGCGCTACCAATAAGCAAAATCAAACAAAGCATGCAACAGCTACGAGAGCGCCATCCTTATATCATCAGCCTTGTATGGTCTACGCCCTATCTCATCTTTTTAATCTATCCCATAAGCTCCAGTTTTGCCCTTGGTCTGAAGAGCTACGCAGGGCTCATCCTCTTTCTTTTGAGCATTGGTTTAGGCCTTGCCTCAATTATGTCTTGGATTTATAACCCCGTACCCAACTACTCAAACCGCATTGCGCCAAAGCTTGCGGTATCGCAGCTCGCTCTTGTAGGCATTCAGCTAGCCATGACTGTTATGCAAGCTCATTTGAATGACACGCAAGCCCCCCAGTCCTTTGGAGGCTCACCCTTTTTGCTGTGCTACGCTATTACCGCGTGGATTATGCAAGCACCGCGACCTGCTCTTAAAAATGGGTTACTAGGCTATACCACCCTCACACTTGCCGAAATAATAGCTCTTCATGATTCACCCCTTGCGCTCGTGATATGCGCTGGCGCAGGTCTTGTCACAGGGCTAGCACGCACCGGCTTGGAACAGCAACGTCTCCAAGAGTTAGAGCATCAGCGTGCGATTACGCAGGCAATAACGCGACAGCGTGAGCAGTTTTCAGCTGACTTACACGATATTTTGGGACACAGTCTCACCGAAATAAACCTGCAAGCACAAGTAGTTGAAAAGCTCCTGACACGCGGAGAAACCACACGGGCACAAGACCTGCTTGCTACGATGACAAAAACATCGCAACACGCCATGCACGAAATACGAGACATAGTTGCCGCAACGCGAAGCACCAACCTTTCTGAAGAGCTTGCCAGTGCTCAAGCGCTGCTCAACTCGGTAGACATTGCATGTACGGTTGAACAAACCGGTCAGCTACCTGCGGGAATACGCTCATCTCTTGCAGGTTTTGCCGTACGTGAAGCAGTTACCAACGCGCTTAGGCACGCACGTCCCACCTGGGTGAGCTTTACCGTGAGTTCAAGCGAGCTGCTCATTAAAAATAACGGCTATAACCCCACCTACTCTGAGCAAAGTGCAGGAAATAAATCGGGGCTTGCCAATCTTCAGGCACGTTTACAAACTGAGGGCAGCCTAGACTGGGGTTCAGATGGAGACATCTGGTTTGTACAGGTGCGCTTTAATTCGGTAGATGAACCTAAAGATACTACTGGCTCAGAGTTAAAAAGTAGTGATGCCCATGCCTGATACACCAATTCGCCTGCTCATTGCCGATGACCAGGCTTTAGTTCGAGGTGCTCTCACAACGCTTCTCAACCTCGAACCCGATATTGAAGTTGTTGCGCAAGCCAGCACCGGAGCCGAAGCTCTGAGCGCAGTTGAGCAGCTCAACGGTCATGTTGACGTGATTGTTATGGATATTGAAATGCCTGTTATGGATGGTATTACCGCAAGCGCTCAATTGCTCAAGCGCTGGCCTCATCTGGGCATTTTGATGGTTACCACCTTTGGACGGCCCGGCTATTTACAACGTTGTATGGCTGCCGGAGCACGTGGATTTATGGTAAAAGACTCGCCGGTTGATGAGCTCACCAAAAACGTGCGTATTGTAGCAGCAGGCGGAAAGGTTATTGACCCTGAGCTCGCAATAGAATCGCTCTCGGTAGGCAGCAACCCCTTAACGGAGCGCGAGATTGAAGCGCTGCGTGTTTCTGCAGATGGCGGAACAATTGCTGATATTGCCCGCACGCTTGGAATTAGCCAAGGTACCACGCGCAATCACATTAGTATGGCTATGATTAAAACCAGCGCCCGCACGCGAGCCGATGCAGTACGCATCGCAACAGAGCAAGGCTGGCTCTAGGGACGTTTGTTCAGCGCTCAGGTCGCGTTTCAGCTCTAGGGTCGGTTGTTTAGCTCCAGAGTCGCTTGTTCAGCGCTGAGGTCGCGTGTCAGCTCTAGGGTCGCTTGTTTAGCTGATGAGCGTTTATTCAGCTGAACATCGCTCATAAACCCAACGAGTGCTTGCACCATATAGCACACGCGAGCCAACAAACTCCCCTAACAAAAAGGGCCAACCATACCGGTCAGCCCTCTCTTTAAGCTGTGAAACGTATGTACGTCAAACTTACTTAAGGGTAACAGCAGCGCCAGCAGCCTCGAGCTTCTCCTTGGCAGCCTCGGCGTCCTCCTTCTTAACACCCTTGAGAACAGCCTCAGGAGCGCCCTCAACGAGAGCCTTAGCCTCTTTGAGACCCAGACCGGTGAGCTCACGAGCAACCTTGATAACCTGAATCTTGTTATCACCAAAGCCCTCGAGAACAACGTCAAACTCGGTCTTCTCCTCGGCGGCAGCCTCGCCACCAGCAGGAGCGGCTACAACTGCTGCAGGAGCAGCAGCGGAAACACCAAAGGTCTCCTCGATAGCCTTAACCAGCTCGGAAGCCTCAAGCAGGGTCATTTCCTTAAGAGCCTCTACGATCTCTTCAGCAGTAAGCTTTGCCATAATATATCCTTTCGGTGTTCACGCCATAGGGCGTGAGGTTTGTTAAAACGTCGTGCGATTTGCACGGCTTTGCGCGGTTGAACCGCGCGACTGCTAGGCAGCCTTTTGCTCGGAAACCTGGCTGATAGAACGAGCGAGTCCGCTGGAAACGCCGTTGACGCACACTGCAATGTCGCGTGCGAAGCCATTGATAAGACCGGCAATCTGACCCAAAAGTTGGTCTTTGGACGGAAGGTCGGCGATAGCCTTAACCTGCTCAGCCGTAACTGCTTGTCCGTCAGAAATACCGCCCTTTACCTCGAGCACGCCTTTAGCCTTAACGGAGAAATTCTTAAGAATCTTTGCGGCCTCAACCGGCTCGGTTTCGTAGAACACATATGCAACAGGACCAACGAGAATCTCGTCAATCGCAGGCTGCTCTTGGTTCTTGAGAGCAATTTTGGCAAGGTTGTTTTTGTAGACCTTCATCTCAGCGCCCGCCTCGCGAAGCTGATGACGCAGGTCTTGCGCCTGCTTAACAGTGAGACCCTTGTAGTTCACAACGAAGACACCAGCGTTCTTCTCAATGCGATTCTCGATCTCGGCAACCTTGTCGATTTTGTACTGCTTTACTGCCATGTAGTACACCTCCTCGATACTTTTCCGGGCACGACCCGCGCAGATGACGCGGACGTCTCGAAAAAGAAACCCCCGCGCTGCAAGAGCGACGGGGGCGAGAAGTCAAGTGACTTATCGACCACCTCGGCTGGCGGGAATCCCCTTTACGCCTAGGGCGTAAAGCCCAAGGCACCGGCTGTCTCTGGCAGCGAATCGTGCGTGAACGTGGGTAGTATGGCGTATTGCACAAGCTGCGTCAAGCTCATAGGGATGTGTTCAGGCTTTACCACGTTCTTCG
This region of Collinsella sp. zg1085 genomic DNA includes:
- a CDS encoding glutamate ABC transporter substrate-binding protein translates to MKKSVSHVVVNRRQVLGLGVAGLATLGLAACGNAPAPAQKAGSDESAVEDKPVELDAAAFDKLVAAGMVAEASVVEGNAWAKKIKDAGKFRLGAVQTSALFSLLNEKDNRLRGFDAGLAQLLVRYILGDESKFEVTQVTSDTRESVLQNDQVDAVFATYSITDDRKKLISFAGPYYESQQSILVLKDTTGISGVEDLEGKTVAVQSGSTGPKIMEELAPKATLQEFKTDEEARAALTQKRVDAYVIDHNMLIGAMIKQPGKFKLAGAPFGPIDKLGIGLPLDSDGVAFVNTFLGEIEKNGTWEELWKICIGDRAGVSEVPAPPAIG
- a CDS encoding amino acid ABC transporter permease, with the translated sequence MSNQVSRPLSMRDALFEEPGPRTQQKIRLATGIGAVLVAALLILVVHQFWITGQLDPQYWSFFAEASTWIYLGSGFVGTLTVALTAAVIALMVSLLLMLGRISGIRPLAFVCRVITDFLRAIPSLLFIYFFFLVVPQYGIKVPSFWMITMPVALVASGVLAEVLRAGVNAVPRGQKEAALSLGMKPFRATILIVVPQAIRYVIPSLISQLVVVVKDTTLAYVVSYPDLLQNARVLITNYDALVSTYLVAAVIYILLNFAINQLAVSVSRRTNTTRVDRMNTNPA
- a CDS encoding DNA-binding response regulator, encoding MPDTPIRLLIADDQALVRGALTTLLNLEPDIEVVAQASTGAEALSAVEQLNGHVDVIVMDIEMPVMDGITASAQLLKRWPHLGILMVTTFGRPGYLQRCMAAGARGFMVKDSPVDELTKNVRIVAAGGKVIDPELAIESLSVGSNPLTEREIEALRVSADGGTIADIARTLGISQGTTRNHISMAMIKTSARTRADAVRIATEQGWL
- a CDS encoding ABC transporter permease translates to MSTFTTHIQPASSTPTPSSKNFSDYAVTSPWHGMKALTIATFLRHVLNPYNMGFALLMPIVMYSIFGLGMDYSAIPVGKTNYQGETMLNMALYGVILVTASLGTTVALERTSGITRLFATTPLGAAAQITARIISLMMLASVILIAIYGYGFATGVSLDVPTWIQAFLLTLGTSILSSSLGFAAGFAVRNDGAYSLSSMITVLGSFASGLFIPLSQMSDVIANLAPFTPLYGAAQLISGLIHNWEGFEVSSLANFGIWTAIFIAIAIWGIKHDTSR
- a CDS encoding ABC transporter ATP-binding protein, encoding MTAIAPIPALRAEHLTKHFGDKVAVDKISITVGVGEIVAILGKNGAGKTTFIDLALGLSEANSGKVELFGMTPRAAITRSLVGTVQQSGALMRDETVESLLKLIAATYNKPLPLDELISLCNLAHLRRKRIHKLSGGEQQRVRLALALLPDPQLLFLDEPTAGMDVNARRSFWELMHSQARQGKTIIFATHYLAEAHEFAQKIAIINEGKLVSFDTTAHIEQLSHHMRLSIDYSNSSLSAHELTARLQELPNSSGWSVSAKDGKLFINGEKLDEAARFLLAQDGLGQLTLQPATLDDIFTMLTA
- a CDS encoding amino acid ABC transporter permease encodes the protein MSFNELWAQFGQNYLDALLTTWGMTAVCFIGVMVVAIFMTVLRVSPVRPLRWLGDVYVQIFRNIPGVSLLILVVYALPNLNITLDYMTCVLVTVILVAGAFGSENFMSGINTIGVGQVEAARSLGMSFGKMLRLIIIPQALRQTILPMTNLLIAVMLTTALGSQVPLATPELTGVVSYINTRATGGILAFAISALGYALTALVMAQVGSKLDKKVRVLK
- the rplJ gene encoding 50S ribosomal protein L10, which translates into the protein MAVKQYKIDKVAEIENRIEKNAGVFVVNYKGLTVKQAQDLRHQLREAGAEMKVYKNNLAKIALKNQEQPAIDEILVGPVAYVFYETEPVEAAKILKNFSVKAKGVLEVKGGISDGQAVTAEQVKAIADLPSKDQLLGQIAGLINGFARDIAVCVNGVSSGLARSISQVSEQKAA
- a CDS encoding sensor histidine kinase; the encoded protein is MQQLRERHPYIISLVWSTPYLIFLIYPISSSFALGLKSYAGLILFLLSIGLGLASIMSWIYNPVPNYSNRIAPKLAVSQLALVGIQLAMTVMQAHLNDTQAPQSFGGSPFLLCYAITAWIMQAPRPALKNGLLGYTTLTLAEIIALHDSPLALVICAGAGLVTGLARTGLEQQRLQELEHQRAITQAITRQREQFSADLHDILGHSLTEINLQAQVVEKLLTRGETTRAQDLLATMTKTSQHAMHEIRDIVAATRSTNLSEELASAQALLNSVDIACTVEQTGQLPAGIRSSLAGFAVREAVTNALRHARPTWVSFTVSSSELLIKNNGYNPTYSEQSAGNKSGLANLQARLQTEGSLDWGSDGDIWFVQVRFNSVDEPKDTTGSELKSSDAHA
- the rplL gene encoding 50S ribosomal protein L7/L12 → MAKLTAEEIVEALKEMTLLEASELVKAIEETFGVSAAAPAAVVAAPAGGEAAAEEKTEFDVVLEGFGDNKIQVIKVARELTGLGLKEAKALVEGAPEAVLKGVKKEDAEAAKEKLEAAGAAVTLK
- a CDS encoding amino acid ABC transporter ATP-binding protein, producing the protein MATSTQSKAVIELCQVNKHYGDVHVLKDINLSVMPGEVVVVIGPSGSGKSTLCRTINRLERIDSGDIFIEGKRLPEEGAELAAVRAELGMVFQSFNLFAHMDILKNVTIGPTEVLGMSKQDAEREAMELLERVGVASQAHKVPSQLSGGQQQRVAIARSLAMHPKAMLFDEPTSALDPEMINEVLDVMVNLAQGGMTMIVVTHEMNFARRVADRVVFMADGAIVEEASPEEFFEHPKTERAREFLDSIRGH